The genomic region ggagggagaaggtttgagcagagggaagagatgataggatggaagaggagagagtagcgggagagagagagagcgaaggttgtgacggcgcattaccatctgagtaggggcagagtgagtagtgttggaggagagcgagagagaaaaggatacaaagtagtggtcggagacttggaggggagttgcagtgagattagtagaagaacagcatctagtaaagatgaggtcaagcgtattgcctgccttgtgagtagtggGGGAAGGTGAacgggtgaggtcaaaagaggagaggagttgaaagaatgaggcagagagaaatgagtcaaaggtagacgtaggaaggttaaagtcacccagaactgtgaggggtgagccgtcctcaggaaaggaacttatcaaggcgtcaagctcattgatgaactctccaagggaacctggagggcgataaatgatatattagtgttttatttatcattgtatttttttaaatgttttgtgtagattgttgacagaaaatgacaattaaatccattttaatcccacttcgtaacacaacaaaatgtggaaaatgtcaagggatgtgaatactttctgaatgcactgtagctagcgGTGTTTTTCTTGAACTTTGGATCTTTGTTTTAATTGGTTCACATGACACCCTCACTTCCTTGTTTGTCGACCCTTCAGAGGACATGTCATGGGTTCCCGCGGAGACGCTTGCAGAAGGCCCCACCCCCGAGGCCCGGATTGGCCATACTGCAACCTATGACCCTGATTCCAAAAGAATCTTTGTGTTCGGAGGTTCTAAGAACAAAAAGTGGTTCAACGACGTTCACATCCTGGATACACAGAGCTGGAAGTGGAGCACCGTGGAGGTGAGAGACTggacacacaaataaacacacacctaATAACCCAGGACTGGATAGCTGTAAGCATCTATCTGTGCAAATGTAATAACATGAATGCTCTttctcccctcatccccctctctctctcccttcctccctccctttctctctccatcttcctccatccctctcctctccaggcccaGGGAAAAGTACCTCCGTTAACCTATCACAGCTGCAGCATGTTTCGAGGTGAACTATTTGTCCTGGGAGGGGTGTTCCCTCGCCCTCACCCTGAACCCGACGGCTGCAGTGACTCCCTCTACATCTTCGACCCACATCTCTCCATTTGGTACCAGCCCATCGTCACGGGCGACAGGCCCGCCCCCCGCTCAGGGTGAGATGGACCGATCCAAACCACAAGCTTCAGACCATAGTTAGAAAGAGGACTCTGATTCACACTCACTAGTCCACATGGGTAGCCTGGGGGCAGATCTGTTTGGGCTCTTGCCTCCTTCGCTCCCTTGTTttcgctctccctcctcctccctcgcccTCCTCCTCACTCTTCTATgtcgctcgctctctttctctctccgtcctcctcactcttctctctctctctctctcagttcaattcaattaaaggtctttattggcatgggaaacatatgttaacattgccaaagcaagtgaaatagataataaactaaagtgaaataaacaataaaaaatgaacagtaaacattacactcacaaaagttccaaaagaataaagacatctcaagtgtcatattatgtctatatacagtgttgtaccACCACCTCCTCACTCTTCTGTctccgtgtccctctctctctccccgtctccagTCACTCTGCCTGTGTTATCCAAGGGAAGATCTATGTGTTTGGAGGCTGGGACACTCCCCTCTGCTTCAACGACATGTACATGCTTGACCtgggtaagacacacacacacacacacacacacacacacacaggcttgttTGTCCAGTAGGTCTATGTGTGGTGAGACTTCCACCTAACGGCCATTTTGTTTACTCTTCATGGCTCTCTCCAGCTTGCCTGAGGATCTGCAATACAATTGGCCAGTTAGTTATTAGAGGGACGGCATTGGAGGACTGACATTTAAATGAGATTGTCTTTGTTTATTTATTCATGTTTTAGTCATTATGTATGTTGTTTATTGCTTTATGGATCCCAGCACTCCCTGGAAAACGGTGGCAAGTGTtgctgagtggactatcctgactaaatacatttaaatgaaTGGACTGTTTTCAGGACTGATGGAGTTTTCGTCTGTTCAGACCAATGGATCACCCCCCTCTCCTCGCAGGTAGGACTAAAGGCTATAATAACTAATGCAGCTtaccgaaacacacacacacacacacacatagtttaAAGACTCAATGAATCTCTCATACTTTAGACTGCCATCTTTTATCCATCCCTTTAAGGTAAGTTGAACGTTTTATCCCAGAAAGTGCCATTGAATTTCTCCTTTTTATATAAGGGAGAACCTGTGATCGATATAATGCTTTGTCTGTCTTCAGAAATGTTTCTGCTTTTTGATACTGCTGCTCCCTAGTATTAAAAGTGTTCCAGAGCAGAACATATTTAACACGGTTCCAGAGCAGAACATATGACCAGGAAGTGTTTGTTTACAGCTGGCATGGTTGTGTGCTGCTCTCTGACTCTACGTTTCTGGTCCACGGAGGATACAATGGAAACCAGGCCCTCAACGACACCTTTACCTTCAacacaggtcagacacacacacacacacacacaccctgcttctctacacacacacacacacacacacacacaccctgcttctctacacacacacacacacacacacacacacaccctgcttctctacacacacacaccctgcttctctacacacacacacaccctgcttctctacacacacacacacacaccctgcttctctacacacacacacacaccctgcttctctacacacacacaccctgcttctctacacacacacaccctgcttctctacacacacacacaccctgcttctctacacacacacaccctgcttctctacacacacacacaccctgcttctctacacacacacaccctgcttctctacacacacacaccctgcttctctacacacacacaccctgcttctctacacacacacacacactgcttctctacacacacacacactgcttctctacacacacacaccctgcttctctacacacacacacaccctgcttctctacacacacacaccctgcttctctacacacacacacacacactgcttctctGCACACACACCCTCTTCAAGAACCAGGCCCTGACCTCTGTGTGTTCCAGACACCAACACCTGGACTGAGCTGGTTCACCCACAGCTCTCCGTGCCCAGAGCTGGACATTCCATCATCACAATGGCGCTAGCCAATCAAAACCTTTCATTCGAGGATGACTGCAACGACCGGAACTCCGACCGCACCCACAAAACCCTGCTGGTATTTGGAGGGGGCGACAACGAGGGAAACTTCTATTCCGACCTGACGACCCTGACTGTCGCTAAACTGCTGGACCAGAACTAATGCtgtgttcataaccaagtgggaatttACCACGTACAACTgggggaaaaatccacttgaatgcCCCTCCAACTGGTCATTACTGATGGGAAACCTGTATATTATCCCTGAGCTctgacttctcccacatgctgacctctgacctccagtAAGGAAATGACCCCAataacagcattttcggcagCTAAATGCAACAACAAACCATTATTTAGAAAAAGCTATCTATTAATGTTTTTTGAGCACTATAATTTGTTTTGCAAGCATAATAGCAGTACTTATAGTTTATGGTTGAAGCAGCTTGTTTGCCATTAGCCAATCGGCATTTCTCAACAAGTTCAAAGCACGTGAATAAATCCAACAGGAATTTACTATTTCACAACTGGtaattaccaccttcccacttggttatgaacaccGCATAAACCACATGAGTggagtcccaaacggcacccaattccctatatagtgcactacttttgaccagggctctggccCCATACACAGCCTTATGGGTGTATTAGAGGAATCTCACAGATCTGCTGTTCAGTCTGTTGATGTTTTCACGTCATTAGAAACAAAGTCCTGGTCGTTTGTTTTCAAATgtctctcagggtgatgagagaatGGTCAGACTGATGTTATTGATACATTAAAACATGTATACCTTCCATGAAATATCTCTTtctgtagggctctggtcaaaagtagtgcactatgtagggaatgtgttgtcatttgggacacaaaccacatgtctgggttgtgttcatcagtgcacactgtagcaaaactgTTTTCAACTGAAAATGTTTTTGGTTAGACTAGAGGTGTGATGTAGCTTATGTTGCATGTGTACAAGTGGGGTTTTTATATTTTTAGATGGTCATCAACCATAGTGGAATTACACTAAAGCATCATTTGTAGCCGGTTGCCAGTCAGTTTCTGCTCACTTGCCAATTCAATTccatatggacttggtatttgaACTCAATCGGATTGGAAACCAGTTGTACATTATGTTGTTGACccttctataaaaaaaaaaatttgttttAAGACTTGGTCATAGAAATAAATAATTGTGTTTTTGCCTACtttcaaaaaaaataaaagaaattgATGAAGCTACTCAAGTTCTGGGTCTCAAGTACACACACGTTCTAATTAGAGCCTGACTGATTCCTATCAGCGGAtattcccctccctcccccagtcgTGGTTCAAGCGGGCATGTTCGCTCGGTCGTCACTTGTTACCACAGCCACAGTCATAATTCTGGCAAGGAATCGAGGAAAGATGAATTGAGAAAGTCTGTTTGGAGACATACCTTCGCTATGGGTGGGTAGGTAGCTATATGAAAGTTGTGCCATCTTAGCTATGGGTAGGTAGCTATATGAAAGTTGTATCTGTATTTTGAAGAGAACCGACTGCAGTCGACTTCATTATAAATTAGACTTCAATTATTGGTATACAGTCAAACAAAGCACTGAAAAAGGAACGtttccttacaagccagaatgttgaataaaatgacaTGGATTTACTGTACCGGTTATCTGTGCGGTTGGTCCTTCAGATGGTTGAAATTTGAAACAATCTACAGGCAAGTATTGTTTACCCGACTTTAGAGTGCTGGTACTGAAGTTGACATGTGCAAAACCATGTAAAAACACCTGCAAGACATCGGTTGGTATGCATGGTTCGCAGAGTAAGTTCAAGtataattttattcaacattcatGACAGACCTGGGATGTTAAGGTTTATTTCTATGTAAATGCGTGGCGTTGCCTACACAATTGAAGGCATCGCTACATTTCGTGACTATTCAGGTAGCAGCTGTATCCAACACCTGTACAGTGTACACTTTCCGTAATGTACCGAGTTTACCCGAAATCAGAGAGCGCTCGGTCGTGGTCCAAGCGGCCATGTTCGCTCGGTCGTCActtgttaccacagccacaaagtcataattctggctaaaccccgcccatttctacaattaATATTCTTAAAATCATAGTttaagcctaaccttaaccatagcctgaaccacactgctaaccttgtgattaaccctaaccttaaattacgaccaaaaagcaaatgtttgttATACACTAGCAtagcattttatttttttacattgtggctgtggtaactagtaacAACCTGTTCGCTCGGGCTTTTTCCGGTATCGGGCTCGATCGTGCGCATAGGCTCCATTTGCAAGTGTCACTCGGGCGCAGCTCACTCGCACGTTCGTTGACACGCACCCCCCGAGAGAGAAAAGGCAAAAACCCTGTTGCCAATGTAATGGATTTTACAACTTGAGTATTTCTTCAGTCGCTCTCACGGAAATAAACACCGTATGCAAAGACCGGACATCGCGGGGCTGCAGTGCAGCATTTGAAACGACCTTACTCGAATCACGCAATCGGGATGACTGGAAGCGATTTCCGTGGATTTAAAATTTTGTAGATTATTCagttgctagctagctggctccAGCCCGAAAGCACGCATCCACAATTACAACGTTACATGGGCTAATCAACCGTTTTGATTTccttgctagccagctagctagcacacTAACGTTTGTTAGCTACTTTTATTAGGCAAGGTGGTGGTGTGTTATTTACCCGGGTATTGGAGAATAACGTCGTGTGTCAATTTTTTTTATCAACGCTGGCTAGCTAGCCGGAAAGcttttaaaaattatatatatacgtCAACGAAGGTCAGGGTTCGAGCGGGGGGCTAACTTGGCCTGAAATTGAAGTCCTCGGATGTTATTTTAACACTTCCATAACATAACGTTACCTGTGAGATTTTAGCTAGGTTTTCCTTCAATGACAACTAACGTAACTAACTAGTTTATTAGCTAGCTGACTTTAGCCATGACACTGTACTGATAACGTTAGCTTAGAATGTGTGCTTCCTCAAACGTAGCCGCTACTAGCCAACGTTGATGTGCTTTTTTTGGACTTCGTATTTTATTAACGCGAACTAGCTAgcgaactgtagctagctagacaactCATATAGCTAATGGTGGTGACTAGCCATCTGAGACATATTTGCTGGCTAATTGGCTAGCTAGAAACCTAGCTAAATTGTGTTGCCGGCATAAATAGCACTAGTACTACCCAGTTAGTTCACACTAACTGTGGATCCCCCTATTTACCCCCCCGTGTTGACATGGGACACATACTTGTACGCTAGCTGTCTGGCTAGCTAATTTAGCGGCTAATGAAGGAATCAACTTGTTGATCACACAGGCGGTGTAACTAACAGTTTGCTAGCTCTGGCTAGCGACTTCACTTTTTCCAACGGACGCACGGCGGTTTTACCACTGCTTGCTAAATGAACACAAGATCCTGAAACTATTTGTATTCGTCTTCCCCTCTACCCTTATTTTCTACAACATCCCTGAAAATGTCGGCCAGGACGCCATTGTTGTCCGTCATTGAAAAATCGTCAGGTGGCCAGGTAAGATTTTTTGCTAATGCTAGCTATTTACCTAGAACAATAATTGCTAGTTACCTAACTAAACTGTCTAACTAAATTGTTGTCTTgtaaactaacgttaactagaaAACTATCATGTCCAGCTAACGTCACCTACAGTAGCTTGCTTCTTTCTTTTCCTTCCTTGGCAATGAACTGTGCGTGTGACCAGCACTTTGTGAGTGCAGTTCTGTAACTAGCCAAGCCAACTGGCATTGATTCAGACTATCTGATTGTTTTGGCTGTGTAAACTTGTTTTCTTTTACCATCAACTGGGCAATCAAACTAACTTGGCTTCCAACGCCTACACACTCACTCCGGTGTTTAGATTATGTCATGTATTTTCCTACCTAGCTACATTTTCTTTCTCCTTGTATCTTTGTCTCATATTGTCATTTCATGTACGTTTGTACAGGCACATAAATATAATAACAAGCTACattatatatacagcagtatgtggacaccccttcagattagtggattcggctattttagccacacccgttgctgacaggtgtataaaatcgagcacacagccatgcaatctccatagacaaacattggcagtagaatggccttaccgaagagctctgactttcaatgtggcaccattatagaataccaccattCCTACAAGTCTGTGTGTCAAATGTcaaccctgctagagctgccacagtgaactgtaagtgctgttattgtgaaggggATGTGTCTCGGAGCAACAACTACTCATCCGCAAAGTGTTAGGCCACACAAtctcacagaactggaccgccgagtgctggaGCACGTAACGCGTAAAAaacgtctgtcctcggttacaacactcactctaccgagttccaaactgcctctggacgcAACATCAACACAATAActattagtcgggagcttcataaaatgggtttccatggttcgggctaggcaccttggttccagtgaagggaaatcttaacgccacagcatacaatgacattttagacgattctgtgcttcaacctttgtggcaacagtttggggaaggccatttcctgtttcagcatgacaatacccccgtgcacaaagcgaggtccatacagaaatggtttgtcgagatcggtgtggaagaacttgactggcctgcacagagccccgaCCTCAACCTCTCAAACATATTTGGGATTAATCTGAACGCAGagatcagtgcccgacctcactaatgctcttgtggctgaatggaagcaagtccccgcagcagagatcagtgcccgacctcactaatgctcttgtggctgaatggaagcaaatccccgcagcaattttccaacatctagtggaaagccttcccagaagagtggaggctgttatagcagcaaagggtggaccaactccatattaatgcccatgattttggaatgagatctttgacgagcaggtgtccacatgcttttggtcatgtagtgtatgtaattCTAGTTTTATTGGTATGTCATCGTATTGTCTATTCCATATTGTTTGGATGAAACTGTTAATTACAGGAATACTGTGTTGTAACCTCCTAGCTAGGCCTACGTGTTTATTTTTATGATCATTGTCATAAATGGTTAATCATGACTGGATATTGATCTTTACCACCAAGGTTCCAACTGCCAAACCCaatgtatctatctatctgtcataATCAAATTACAGTACGTTTATTATTATAAGTTGTCATAACAGCCGTAATAACACACCAAGGTGCTTTCAGTTTGCTTTAACAGTTGGCTGTATTTTCTGTGCCTTCCAGTTCCTCAGGCTGTGTattcattcataggctagtttAAACCAGTAAGCTGGGTCATATTCATCAGTGCACACCATTTCAAAACGTTTTGTAATGGAAAAGgagaacatgtttatttattgaTTGGTGAAGTCCAGGAAGattcctccctgtttcagtcagttttcctCTGTTTGGTGCCTGATGAATACTACCCTGGTCCTTGGATTAACTGCCTCTGGTGTTGTGGCGACTCGCCCTGTTGTGATGTCACGCCCTGTTGTGATGTCACACCCTCCCACTGGCCCACCTGTCCAAGTTGACTAGCGCTGCAGAGAACACTGGCTGCCAGGGGCTGGAAATGGCACGAAGCTGCAGTCCGCTCAGCCGATGGACTCGCTCAACAcgagcgcgcgcacacacacacacaggttcaaaTTCCATCCAGGAAGGAAGGAGATTTGAATTTGAGCCGTCGGTTGGCCACGTCTGAAACAAAACCACACAGCCTTTTAGTATGGAAGGGACAAAGCCAGGTCCTCAATGTTAcaggtgtgtcccaaatgacaccgtgtatcctatatagtgcactgcttttgtgcAGGGTCCATAAgactcttgtcaaaagtagtgcaccatatagggaatagggtgccatttgagacgcaaccaGGGAGTGGGACTGATGGTGGTGGGGTCAGGGAGGAGTTTAGCTGACTAGAATCAGGTATTCTTTAGTAGCTATACAAACAGATTAAGTGTGTGTCACTGGTTCTCTCATCGTTGCCACGGGACATGATTTGTCATTTAATCACAGCCCTCTGTGATTGGCTTGGCATCCAGGGTGTGTTACACAAAAACAGGTAATGTATGCCTTCCTGGGTGGAatttgaacgtgtgtgtgtgtctctctctcgctctttctgtgtgtgtgtgtgtttgattgctGTTGCTACGATGACTCACACAAAGGTAAAGTGAATGCAAATGTCCACAAAGGTCTAAgtgtaataaaaataataataaaacccATATCAGCTTGTTAGTGTCATGACCAAACTAAGCTTGTTTCTCAGGGCGGCCATTGATATCAATGGGAAAAGCAGCCTGAGTAGCAGAGTAGACACACTTAGGTTGAGTCCCAAAAGCACCCTATTCCAGAGCCCTGGGccttgttcaaaagtagtgctctatcgGGCTTGGCTTAACGCAGAATTttcacaagagagagagagagagaaaaatatatacaaCGCGTAAGATGCCACATTTTGTCTtttctgctcggcatcagactaattttgtgcttcagttgcgcGTGGAAAGGGTATGCCTGATGCGTCGCTACTTTTCTCCGCTACTTTTCTCGGGGTAGCCTAcaaaaaataccttgctttttcCTTGCAAGCAATATAAAACAcaggtgaaatggtttaaaacgcagatctttattattatttttttgatgGTCTGTGTTCAGACTGTCTTGGTGCCTAAACTATACAAGTGAGTGATTCTAGCTAATCATGTATACGAGGAAAACGATGCAATGTTTAAGCTTTGTACCAGGCTGCATAACGGGTGCCCCCCGCCCCCCACTCCCCCTTTTGTGGCTCTCTTTGTGGCTATTTAGAGATGGCCCTCTGAGCTCCCAGGTCTGACACACTGGAGTCCTGCAGTGTGACACATGCTATGAcatacactgtcacacacacacacgacatacactgtcacacacacacacacggtcctaAGTGTCAACACGTggtgcacatacagtgcattcagaaattattcagaccccttccctttttccacattttgttacgttacagccttattctaaaatggatgacattttattttttacctcatcaatctacacacaataccccataatgacaaagcgaaaacaggtttttagacatttttgctaatttataaaaaaataaaaaaacataccttattttcataagtattcagaccctttgctttgagacacgaaattgagctcaggtgcatcctgtttccattgatcatccttgagatgtttctacaacttgattggagtccacctgtggtaaattcaattgattggacatgatttggaaaggcacacacctgtctgtataaggtcccacagttgacagtgcatgtcagagcaaaaaccaatccatgaggATATTCgattaaccgtgcccatccctactgTGTGAGTCTTTTCACGTCCATTTGTGCCCTTTCACCTACAAACCCAGTTTAGGACTAGCCCTGACCCTCACCCCTGTCTCACCCCTTTGCCTCACCCCTGTCTCACCCCTTTGCCTCACCCCTACACAGCATCACATAACACACAGGCTAGTGGCTGTAGTGAGTCTGCTTGGGAAACACTTCCCATCAGATGACATGAGACGGTACTTGTAATTGACCTTTCGCTAAACCCCGCCCCAGAATTTTCAGCAATCAATCGCAGTGCTCCAATGGATAGCAACTGTCGTTGAGTCCGACACTTTGGACAAGCTCACACTTAAATCGCTCGAAGGGCAATGTGGAAAAACAGTTTtcataaaaatacatgtttaaatgGCTAAATAATTTAACAGTGCACCAGGAGTACGTGCTACTGTGATTCCTGAAATTCAGAGCCTGTTGCTGGAGTAATTTTTGAATCCGAAATTATA from Coregonus clupeaformis isolate EN_2021a unplaced genomic scaffold, ASM2061545v1 scaf0090, whole genome shotgun sequence harbors:
- the LOC121554218 gene encoding kelch repeat-containing protein, which encodes MDDFGVYVVLGVNDAPIKLLCADGSAQFSVAVPPSAQQVVLFSKGRWGDRICVNAELNDADRVPITIGKLTPYNRCLTWEQWEEESWTKGVTLTASLEGGRLVKGDSDLTLSMKEYTPESAMAHSPVREVKRKRGQTGEEEERGKENMCPNEVVSSFSEKSTPLRKVRGQTRGGQTRLFPQGEGQGAAALTPQNIPPQRGKGRQTKAPITQTAPLVNPSGRWGQSLCPIDPQTAILIGGQGSRMQFCKDPMWKLCTEDMSWVPAETLAEGPTPEARIGHTATYDPDSKRIFVFGGSKNKKWFNDVHILDTQSWKWSTVEAQGKVPPLTYHSCSMFRGELFVLGGVFPRPHPEPDGCSDSLYIFDPHLSIWYQPIVTGDRPAPRSGHSACVIQGKIYVFGGWDTPLCFNDMYMLDLGLMEFSSVQTNGSPPSPRSWHGCVLLSDSTFLVHGGYNGNQALNDTFTFNTDTNTWTELVHPQLSVPRAGHSIITMALANQNLSFEDDCNDRNSDRTHKTLLVFGGGDNEGNFYSDLTTLTVAKLLDQN